A window from Podospora bellae-mahoneyi strain CBS 112042 chromosome 1 map unlocalized CBS112042p_1, whole genome shotgun sequence encodes these proteins:
- the MSH3 gene encoding Mismatch repair protein msh3 (EggNog:ENOG503NUIG; BUSCO:EOG09260LI6; COG:L) has product MVGSSKPSEKKQSSLTSFFTPKTVNGLSQKLAAQKPAKDDSKAGRSSSPSAPGPSQVSRFKRPLQEDNDSGNVTEKTTRSSRLTKRAKRVLDDDDESENQEPPSSPPAGNGPSSSRTGKYVYDAGSASKTGARDEDETEDAATRRKKEELHKKFVKKLGHPDSMSYMKRRNGAPDSSTPGLEGDDAEGEDEAEEDEPPPTKGKKKGAKTGKLTPMEIQFLDIKRKHMDTLLIVEVGYKFKFFGEDARIAAKELSIVCIPGKFRYDEHPSEAHLDRFASASVPVHRLNVHAKRLVAAGHKVGVVRQVETAALKKAGDNRNAPFVRKLTNVYTKGTYIDETGELDQPGDATGAPSGGYLLCLTESPTKGSGTDEKVQVGIIAVQPATGDIIYDDFEDGFMRREMETRLLHISPCEFLIVGDLSKASDKIVKHLSGSRTNVFGDRSRVERVPKSKTMAAEAHSHVTQFYADKTKEDDENSAALLEKVLKLPESVTICLSAMINHLTEYGLQHIFGLTKYFQSFSTRQHMLVNGTTLESLEVYRNSTDHSEKGSLMWALDKTQTRPGQRLLRKWIGRPLLDQQRLEERVTAVEELLEKQSAIQVSKLTGMLASIKADLERSLIRIYYGKCTRPELLSTLQILQKIAMEYHRVKSPAETGFKSSLLQETLLSLPAIGDIVTSYLDKINAQAARKDDKYNFFREEEETDDITDHKLGIAAVEADLDAYRKEATAKLKKKVLVEYTTVSGIEYLIEVANTDLKNVPASWAKISGTKKVSRFHTPEVIKLISERDQHREALAAACDAAFSALLSSLAAEYQPLRDAVSSLATLDCLLSLSQVASLPGYSKPNFLPITAPPSISIVEGRHPIAEHTLSTPYIPFTTSLSSPAPLAQLITGPNMGGKSSYVRSVALLVLLAQVGSYVPATEMTLTPCDAIFTRMGARDNLFAGESTFMVEVSETASILRSATPRSLVILDELGRGTSTHDGAAIAHAVLDYVVKEVGCLTLFITHYQNLARVAEGLGDGRVRCVHMKFRVERGGDGDGQEEEVTFLYEVAEGVAHRSYGLNVGRLARLPKQVLEVAGVKSREMEEGVKERRLKGVVGLLGGLMNGEKGEEELEQLVEGIEQL; this is encoded by the exons ATGGTTGGGTCTTCGAAACCATCCGAAAAGAAGCAGTCATCCTTGACGAGTTTCTTCACCCCAAAGACTGTCAATGGCTTGTCGCAGAAGTTGGCTGCCCAGAAGCCAGCCAAAGACGACTCCAAAGCTGGACgctcgtcctcgccatctGCCCCTGGACCGTCTCAAGTCTCCAGGTTCAAGCGACCTCTCCAAGAGGACAATGACTCTGGGAATGTGACTGAAAAGACTACCAGGTCTAGCCGTTTGACCAAACGCGCCAAGCGTGTccttgacgacgatgacgagtcCGAGAATCAGGAGCCTCCAAGCTCGCCTCCTGCTGGAAATGGCCCAAGTTCATCCAGAACCGGAAAATATGTCTACGATGCGGGGTCCGCCTCAAAGACTGGCGCACgcgacgaggacgagaccGAAGATGCGGCAACGAGacggaagaaggaggagctgcacAAGAAGTTTGTCAAGAAGCTTGGCCATCCAGACAGCATGTCGTACATGAAGAGGCGCAATGGTGCCCCAGACAGTTCTACTCCAGGCCTGGAGGGTGATGACGCCgaaggagaggatgaggctgaggaggacgaaccaccaccgaccaagggcaagaagaagggtgccAAGACTGGCAAGCTTACGCCTATGGAAATCCAGTTTCTCGATATCAAGAGGAAACACATGGATACTCTCTTGATTGTCGAAGTTGGTTACAAGTTCAAGTtctttggcgaggatgctCGGATAGCTGCCAAAGAGCTGAGCATTGTGTGCATTCCTGGCAAATTCAGATACGATGAGC ATCCATCCGAAGCCCATCTCGACCGATTTGCCTCTGCCAGCGTGCCAGTTCACCGACTAAACGTACACGCCAAACgccttgttgctgctggtcaCAAAGTTGGTGTTGTCCGCCAAGTTGAGACTGCAGCCCTCAAGAAAGCCGGCGACAATCGCAACGCACCATTCGTCCGAAAACTTACCAATGTCTACACCAAGGGCACATACATCGACGAGACAGGGGAGTTGGATCAACCGGGAGATGCCACTGGTGCTCCATCTGGTGGCTATCTGCTTTGTCTTACTGAATCCCCGACCAAGGGGTCTGGCACTGATGAGAAAGTGCAAGTCGGAATTATTGCCGTACAGCCTGCAACCGGAGATATCATCTATGATGACTTTGAAGATGGCTTCATGAGGCGCGAGATGGAGACCCGGTTGCTCCATATCTCGCCTTGCGAATTCCTCATTGTCGGTGATTTGTCCAAGGCCTCCGACAAAATTGTCAAGCATCTTTCTGGCAGCCGTACCAACGTGTTCGGTGATCGAAGTCGGGTTGAGCGGGTGCCCAAGTCAAAGACGATGGCTGCTGAGGCTCACTCTCATGTCACCCAGTTTTATGCTGACAAGACCaaagaggatgacgagaaCTCAGCAGCGCTTTTAGAGAAGGTCTTGAAGCTGCCGGAGTCAGTCACCATCTGTCTGTCAGCAATGATCAACCATCTCACTGAATATGGCCTGCAACATATCTTTGGTTTGACCAAGTACTTTCAGTCGTTTAGTACACGACAGCACATGTTGGTCAACGGGACAACACTTGAGAGTCTCGAGGTCTACCGAAACTCTACGGACCACTCTGAAAAGGGTAGTCTGATGTGGGCATTGGACAAAACTCAGACCAGGCCCGGCCAGAGACTGCTGAGAAAATGGATTGGTCGTCCATTGCTTGACCAGCAGCGTCTAGAAGAGCGTGTCACTGCAGTAGAAGAGCTTCTAGAGAAGCAGTCTGCCATTCAGGTCAGCAAGCTGACCGGCATGCTGGCCTCGATCAAGGCCGATCTGGAGCGCAGCTTGATCCGTATATACTACGGAAAGTGCACTAGGCCAGAGCTTCTGTCAACCCTTCAGATTCTCCAGAAAATCGCCATGGAGTATCACAGAGTGAAGTCTCCGGCAGAGACAGGCTTCAAGTCAAGCCTGCTCCAGGAGAcccttctctctctgcctGCCATCGGTGATATCGTCACCTCCTAcctcgacaagatcaacgCCCAAGCCGCCAGAAAAGACGACAAATACAACTTCTTccgcgaggaagaggagacagACGACATCACCGATCACAAGCTGGGGAtcgcggcggtggaggccgATCTCGATGCCTACCGCAAAGAAGCCACGGCCAAactcaagaagaaggttttGGTGGAATACACCACCGTCTCCGGCATCGAATACCTCATCGAGGTAGCCAACACCGACCTCAAAAACGTCCCCGCCTCTTGGGCCAAAATCTCTGGCACCAAGAAGGTCTCTCGGTTCCACACCCCAGAGGTGATCAAACTCATCAGCGAGCGTGACCAGCACCGCgaagccctcgccgccgcctgtGATGCCGCCTTTTCGGCTCTTCTCTCGTCTCTCGCGGCGGAGTATCAACCACTCCGCGACGCCGTCTCCTCTCTCGCCACATTGGACTGTCTTTTGTCCCTCTCCCAGGTAGCCTCCCTACCAGGCTACTCCAAACCCaacttcctccccatcacgGCCCCCCCTTCGATTTCCATCGTCGAAGGCCGCCACCCCATAGCAGAACACACCCTTTCCACTCCTTacatccccttcaccacctccctgtCCTCGCCTGCCCCGTTGGCCCAACTGATCACAGGCCCCAACATGGGCGGTAAATCCTCCTACGTTCGCTCCGTCGCGCTCCTCGTTTTGCTTGCTCAGGTGGGGAGCTACGTCCCCGCAACAGAAATGACGCTCACCCCCTGCgacgccatcttcacccGCATGGGCGCGAGGGATAACCTCTTTGCGGGGGAATCAACCTTTATGGTTGAGGTCAGTGAAACAGCTTCTATTCTCCGCTCCGCCACCCCGAGGAGCCTGGTGATTCTGGATGAGCTGGGCAGGGGGACGTCGACGCATGACGGGGCGGCGATTGCGCATGCGGTGCTGGATTATGTGGTTAAGGAGGTGGGGTGTTTGACGTTGTTTATCACGCATTATCAAAACctggcgagggtggcggaggggttgggggatgggagggtgaggtgtgtGCACATGAAGTTTAGggttgagagagggggggatggggatgggcaggaggaggaggttacGTTTTTGTATGAAGTTGCCGAGGGGGTGGCACATCGGAGTTATGGGTTGAatgtggggaggttggcgaggttgccgaagcaggtgttggaggttgcgggggtgaagagtagggagatggaggagggggtgaaggagaggaggctaaagggggtggtggggttgttgggggggttgatgaatggggagaagggggaggaggagttggagcagCTTGTGGAGGGTATTGAACAGCTTTAG
- the RRF1 gene encoding ribosome-recycling factor (COG:J; EggNog:ENOG503P3IM) — translation MNSLRVANSLVRSTVTAAVLRTTPCILLPQAQRPWLPQQLPQQTLPLRSFSHSPSLSKRNRKEEEPEEDDPRGKKGGKKSNKKEKGGAPAQQQQQEAQPSAAAEDPFNLDPLIALFQKTESHYTSQLALLRSPTGRFNVESIGAIPVSLDKKSTVTYRLQELATVAPLGGRRWSILAFEEASVKPIISAVLKSPDFNQQPQRNEENPLELTMTVEPEKVDDLVKRAKDLCTEWRNKLRDETHKQETHVKKNKSLLKDDLFKIKEALKKLQDERMKVVANKEKEVVAAIQSKAK, via the exons ATGAACTCACTTAGAGTGGCCAATTCCCTCGTCCGCAGCACCGTGACGGCTGCTGTGCTCAG AACCACCCCctgcatcctcctccctcaagcTCAAAGACCATGGCTCCCCCAACAACTCCCAcaacaaaccctccccctccggtCTTTCTCTCactccccatccctctcaAAACGTAaccgcaaagaagaagaacccgAAGAAGACGACCCCCGAGGCAAAAAAGGCGGCAAGAAAtccaacaaaaaagaaaagggcggtgccccagcccagcagcagcaacaagaagcccaaccctcagcagccgccgaagaccccttcaacctcgaccccctcatcgccctcttccAAAAGACCGAATCCCACTACACCTCCCAgctcgccctcctccgctcccccACCGGCCGCTTCAACGTCGAGTCCATCGGCGCCATCCCCGTCTCCCTCGACAAGAAGTCCACCGTCACGTACCGCCTCCAGGAGCTCGCCACCGTCGCCCCCCTAGGCGGCCGCCGGTGGTCCATCCTCGCCTTTGAGGAAGCCTCCGTCAAGCCCATCATCTCGGCCGTCCTCAAGTCGCCAGACTTCAACCAGCAGCCCCAGAGAAATGAGGAGAACCCCCTCGAGCTGACCATGACGGTCGAGCCGGAAAAGGTCGACGACCTGGTCAAGAGGGCAAAGGATCTCTGCACCGAGTGGAGGAATAAGCTCAGAGACGAAACGCACAAGCAAGAGACCCAtgtcaagaagaacaagtCGTTGCTGAAAGATGACTtgttcaagatcaaggaggcgTTGAAAAAGCTTCAAGATGAGAGGATGAAGGTTGTTGCGAATaaagagaaggaggtcgTGGCTGCTATCCAGTCCAAGGCCAAATAG
- a CDS encoding uncharacterized protein (EggNog:ENOG503P723) gives MPRQQILRAGVLGRRAPPSTTTTSAATRSFTTSGPQLAEEDNNNKPTRSISAATRLTKISTGAAVKRPLDIRTLRANNTGPSASPFGKASSASGAPTGAKILSIKSLRLPARYTPGGRAGTVGPRPSTGFRSNQQQQQQQQTGFRRAGPGAWGRQSGSRPARLGGKFTRGAGGKGGNKQAKKEKPKEANEGKMILSEAEKAVVDRYEKGEVVPFVPKLRRKDLSGYGGGLATSAQWGKVQSVIQTMRLMGGGQAFNRDSGVTMDITAVRKRAFKEGKPIFFNSQGERDWLEKGERFFPRRAPLKAREAVLDLAVLGKYKEVGYKELGDVKGLIENYTARTWSYRGEDQRRFLDKVMSLLPAEAAKGKGGAQKRA, from the coding sequence ATGCCCAGGCAGCAAATCCTCCGGGCCGGCGTCCTCGGGCGTCGTGCCCCGCcgtcgacgacaacaacctccgCCGCTACCCGCAGCTTCACCACCTCGGGCCCCCAACTCGCCGaagaagacaacaacaacaagcccaCCCGTTCAATCTCCGCCGCAACAAGACTAACCAAGATCTCGaccggcgccgccgtcaaACGCCCCCTCGACATCCGCACCCTCCgcgccaacaacaccggcCCCAGCGCCAGCCCTTTTGGGAAAGCCTCCTCTGCTAGTGGTGCTCCAACCGGGGCAAAAATTCTCAGTATCAAATCCCTTCGTCTACCTGCCCGGTACACTCCCGGTGGTAGAGCCGGGACTGTAGGACCGAGACCAAGCACTGGGTTTCGCtccaaccagcaacaacaacaacaacaacaaactggATTCCGTCGTGCTGGTCCCGGTGCGTGGGGGAGACAGTCAGGCAGTCGACCTGCCCGTCTAGGCGGGAAGTTTACccgtggtgctggtggtaAGGGGGGAAACAAGCAAgccaagaaagaaaagccCAAGGAGGCCAACGAAGGAAAGATGATTCTTTCCGAGGCGGAAAAGGCGGTTGTGGATCGGTACGAAAAAGGAGAAGTCGTGCCGTTTGTTCCTaagctgaggaggaaggatcTGAGTGGTTACGGGGGTGGGCTTGCTACCTCTGCGCAGTGGGGGAAGGTGCAGAGTGTGATTCAGACTATGAGGCTTATGGGCGGGGGCCAGGCGTTCAACAGGGATAGTGGGGTTACGATGGATATCACTGCGGTTAGGAAGAGGGCGTTCAAGGAGGGGAAGCCAATTTTTTTCAACAGTcagggggagagggattggttggaaaagggggagaggtttttTCCTAGACGGGCCCCGCtcaaggcgagggaggcggtgtTGGATTTGGCTGTGTTGGGCAAGTACAAGGAGGTGGGGTATAAGGAGTTGGGGGATGTGAAGGGGTTGATTGAGAACTACACGGCGAGGACGTGGAGTTATAGGGGGGAGGACCagaggaggtttttggacAAGGTGATGAGTTTGTTGCCTGCTGAGGCGGCtaagggaaaggggggtgcCCAGAAGAGGGCTTAA
- a CDS encoding uncharacterized protein (CAZy:GH3; COG:G; EggNog:ENOG503NUZK) codes for MTTITPVGSLEISPATSPGIEDPNASPIGSVDSNVTPDTEFSPPDSPFRHHATLAPVKEKRELARKKLSTLTLEEKVSLLTAADFWRTKSIPEKNIPAVKTSDGPNGARGGIFVGGTKAALFPCGISLAATWNKDILRQVGQHLAEEAKARQANILLAPTVCMHRHPLGGRNFESFSEDPLLTGKLAAQYIQGLQENGVAATVKHLDFVGNEQETHRLTIDSKIAERPLREIYLRPFEIAVREAKPWAVMSSYNLVNGVHADMNEHLLKDILRGEWQFDGAVISDWGGTNSTAESVKHGCDIEFPYSTKWRFEKVLEAIKDGKLTEADVDRAAENVLTLVERVKGSDMTAEAEEREDDRHETRELIREAGVQGLALLKNERSILPINPKTAKVAVIGPNANRAIAGGGGSASLNPYYNTLPLDSIRRVAQQPVTYAQGCHIHKWLPVASPYCSDRTGKQGVTIEWYKGDQFQGQPVVTQRRSNTDLFLWDSAPLAQVGPEWSAIATTHLTPTTTGKHTISFMSVGPGKLFVNGRLALDLWDWTEEGEAMFDGSVDYLVEVQMEAGRPVELRVEMTNELRPIAKQKQFNMTHKYGGCRIGFKEEDQVDYLQEAVDAAKAADVAVVIVGLDAEWESEGYDRQTMDLPSDGSQDRLVEAIVKANPNTVVVNQSGSPVTMPWADRVPAIIQAWYQGQEAGNALADALFGLKNPSGKLPCTFPKRLQDTPAYHNWPGENLEVVYGEGLYIGYRHYDRTKIAPLFPFGHGLSYTTFEYGRPSLSSKVLTPDNTIELTVAVSNIGDVAGLETVQIYVRDEKSRLPRPEKELAAFEKVELEAGETKHLRIGLDKYAVGYFDTSLGRWIAEEGRFEVLVAASAEDVKYSVGFEVKESFTWMF; via the exons ATGACGACCATCACGCCCGTGGGGAGCCTTGAAATCAGCCCGGCCACCAGCCCAGGCATTGAAGACCCCAATGCCTCTCCCATCGGCAGTGTCGATAGCAATGTGACCCCGGACACTGAGTTCTCACCGCCGGACAGCCCGTTTCGGCACCACGCTACCTTAGCTcccgtcaaggagaagcgggagctggcgaggaagaaacTTTCGACCTTGACCcttgaggagaag GTCTCCTTGCTAACCGCCGCAGACTTTTGGAGAACCAAGTCGATTCCGGAGAAGAACATTCCTGCAGTGAAGACCAGTGACGGGCCCAATGGTGCTCGTGGTGGCATTTTCGTGGGTGGAACAAAG GCAGCCCTCTTCCCCTGCGGCATCTCGCTGGCAGCAACGTGGAACAAGGACATCCTCCGTCAGGTCGGTCAGCACCTTGCTGAGGAGGCGAAGGCTCGTCAGGCCAACATACTGCTTGCACCTACTGTGTGCATGCACAGACACCCACTTGGTGGAAGGAACTTTGAATCTTTCTCTGAAGACCCCCTTTTGACTGGCAAGCTTGCTGCTCAGTACATTCAAGGTCTTCAGGAGAATGGAGTGGCTGCTACCGTCAAGC ATCTAGACTTTGTTGGCAACGAACAGGAAACCCACCGGTTGACAATCGACTCCAAGATTGCTGAGAGGCCTCTTCGCGAGATCTACCTCCGTCCCTTCGAGATCGCGGTCCGCGAGGCCAAGCCATGGGCTGTCATGTCCTCATACAATCTGGTGAACGGTGTTCATGCCGATATGAACGAGCATCTCCTCAAAGATATTCTCCGTGGAGAATGGCAATTTGACGG AGCCGTCATCTCGGACTGGGGCGGCACCAACTCTACGGCGGAATCTGTCAAGCATGGGTGTGACATCGAGTTCCCCTACTCGACCAAATGGCGCTTTGAAAAGGTGCTCGAGGCTATCAAGGATGGCAAGCTCACCGAGGCTGATGTTGACCGAGCAGCCGAGAATGTGCTTACCCTTGTCGAGCGCGTCAAGGGCAGCGATATGACTGCTGAAGCAGAGGAACGCGAGGATGATCGGCACGAGACAAGAGAGCTTATCCGCGAGGCGGGCGTTCAGGGTCTTGCACTTCTCAAGAACGAGAGGTCTATTCTGCCTATCAACCCCAAGACGGCCAAGGTTGCTGTCATTGGTCCTAACGCCAACAGGGCCatcgctggcggtggtggaagcGCCAGTCTTAACCCTTACTACAACACCCTTCCCCTTGATAGCATCCGAAGGGTTGCTCAACAGCCTGTCACTTATGCTCAGGGATGTCACATTCACAAGTGGCTCCCTGTGGCATCTCCTTACTGCAGCGATAGGACTGGGAAGCAGGGTGTGACAATCGAGTGGTACAAGGGAGATCAGTTCCAAGGCCAGCCTGTTGTCACCCAGAGGCGGAGCAACACTGACTTGTTCCTTTGGGATTCGGCGCCTCTGGCTCAGGTTGGCCCGGAATGGTCGGCTATCGCCACGACCCATCTCACGCCGACTACTACTGGCAAGCACACCATCTCGTTCATGTCTGTCGGCCCAGGCAAGCTCTTTGTCAATGGTCGACTTGCGCTTGATCTTTGGGACTGGacagaggaaggggaggccATGTTTGATGGGTCTGTCGACTATCTCGTCGAGGTTCAGATGGAGGCCGGCAGACCGGTGGAGCTTCGCGTCGAGATGACCAACGAGCTCCGGCCTATTGCCAAGCAAAAGCAGTTCAACATGACGCACAAGTACGGTGGTTGTCGCATCGGCTTCAAGGAGGAAGACCAGGTTGACTACCTCCAGGAAGCGGTCGATgctgccaaggctgccgatgTCGCTGTTGTTATCGTTGGTCTGGATGCCGAGTGGGAGTCTGAGGGGTATGATCGTCAGACTATGGACCTGCCTTCTGATGGGAGCCAGGATCGTCTTGTGGAGGCTATTGTCAAAGCGAACCCGAACACAGTTGTGGTGAACCAGTCCGGGTCACCGGTGACGATGCCTTGGGCTGATAGGGTGCCTGCCATTATCCAGGCTTGGTATCAGGGGCAGGAGGCGGGAAATGCGCTGGCTGATGCGCTGTTTGGGTTGAAGAATCCTAGTGGGAAGTTGCCT TGCACCTTTCCCAAACGCCTCCAAGACACGCCCGCCTACCACAACTGGCCGGGCGAGAACCTCGAGGTCGTTTACGGCGAGGGTCTCTACATTGGCTACCGGCACTACGACCGGACAAAGATTGCTCCTTTGTTCCCCTTTGGTCACGGGTTGTCTTACACCACCTTTGAATACGGGCGTccctccctcagctccaAGGTCCTCACCcccgacaacaccatcgagCTTACTGTCGCGGTTAGCAACATCGGTGACGTTGCCGGGTTGGAGACGGTGCAGATCTATGTGAGGGATGAGAAGAGCAGGTTGCCAAGGccggagaaggagctggCGGCGTTTGAAAAGGTGGAgttggaggctggggagacGAAGCATTTGAGGATAGGGCTGGATAAGTATGCGGTTGGGTATTTCGACAcgagtttggggaggtggattgctgaggaggggaggtttgagGTGCTTGTGGCGGCGAGCGCGGAGGATGTCAA GTACTCTGTTGGGTTTGAGGTCAAGGAGTCGTTTACTTGGATGTTTTAG